In the genome of Altererythrobacter sp. TH136, one region contains:
- a CDS encoding S-(hydroxymethyl)glutathione dehydrogenase/class III alcohol dehydrogenase — MKTRAAVAFEAKQPLEIVELDLEGPKAGEVLVEIMATGICHTDAYTLDGLDSEGLFPSVLGHEGSGIVREVGAGVTSVKPGDHVIPLYTPECGQCKSCLSGKTNLCTAIRATQGKGVMPDGTSRFSYKGKTIYHYMGCSTFSNFTVLPEIAVAKIRQDAPFQSSCYIGCGVTTGVGAVLNTAKVEPGDNVAVFGLGGIGLNVIQGAKLAGAGRIVGIDINPDREEWGRRFGMTDFLNTAGMSRDETIAQVAALTDGGADYSFDCTGNTEVMRTALECCHRGWGTSIIIGVAEAGKEIATRPFQLVTGRNWRGTAFGGAKGRTDVPKIVDMYMDGQIAIDPMITHVLTLDEINKGFDLMHAGESIRSVVVY, encoded by the coding sequence ATGAAAACCCGCGCCGCCGTCGCTTTCGAGGCCAAGCAGCCGCTCGAGATAGTTGAACTCGACCTCGAAGGGCCGAAGGCGGGTGAGGTGCTGGTAGAGATTATGGCGACCGGCATCTGCCACACCGACGCCTACACCCTCGACGGCCTCGACAGCGAAGGGCTGTTCCCGAGCGTGCTGGGGCATGAAGGCTCCGGGATCGTGCGAGAAGTGGGCGCGGGCGTGACCAGCGTGAAGCCCGGCGATCACGTGATTCCGCTCTACACGCCAGAATGCGGCCAGTGCAAAAGCTGCCTCAGTGGCAAGACCAACCTGTGCACGGCGATCCGCGCCACCCAGGGCAAGGGGGTGATGCCCGACGGGACCAGCCGGTTCAGCTACAAGGGCAAGACGATCTACCACTACATGGGCTGTTCGACCTTTTCGAACTTCACCGTGCTGCCGGAGATCGCGGTCGCTAAAATCCGTCAGGACGCGCCGTTTCAGTCCAGTTGCTACATCGGCTGCGGAGTGACGACCGGCGTGGGCGCGGTGCTCAATACGGCAAAGGTTGAACCGGGTGACAACGTTGCCGTGTTTGGGCTGGGCGGCATCGGACTCAACGTGATCCAGGGCGCGAAGCTGGCCGGGGCAGGCAGGATCGTCGGCATCGACATCAACCCGGATCGCGAGGAATGGGGCCGCCGGTTCGGAATGACCGACTTCCTGAACACTGCCGGCATGAGCCGGGATGAGACCATCGCGCAGGTTGCCGCACTGACCGACGGCGGGGCAGACTACAGCTTCGACTGCACCGGCAACACCGAGGTCATGCGCACCGCGCTCGAATGCTGCCACCGCGGCTGGGGCACCAGCATCATCATCGGCGTGGCGGAAGCGGGGAAGGAAATTGCCACCCGGCCGTTCCAGTTGGTCACCGGGCGCAACTGGCGCGGCACGGCTTTCGGCGGTGCCAAGGGCCGCACCGACGTGCCTAAGATCGTCGACATGTACATGGACGGCCAGATCGCCATCGACCCGATGATCACCCACGTGCTGACCCTGGATGAGATCAACAAGGGCTTCGACCTGATGCATGCCGGGGAAAGCATCCGCAGCGTGGTGGTGTACTGA
- the coxB gene encoding cytochrome c oxidase subunit II, translated as MFEGWPPPVLDPAGPYAGSVTLLSWILFAMGAVVLLVVLAALYVALFGRRSLQEKLGGKPVIWVGGIAFPLVVLTALLVYGLSLTSHLSDDIRGDEMRVRITGEMWWWRVAYLDEGGNAVIHDANELHIPAGEPVVLELESGDVIHSFWVPRLSGKLDMIPGRRNLMRIQADAPGTFGGQCAEFCGGPHALMGFTVIAHPPERFAQMMQARRMRETAPQTATIPGARLFQDAGCAACHRIAGTAANGLAGPDLTYMGARGSVGAGILQNHRGTLMGWIGNSQAIKPNNRMPPYTMLSSDQLTELAQYLEAQK; from the coding sequence ATGTTCGAAGGCTGGCCTCCTCCGGTTCTCGACCCTGCCGGTCCGTATGCAGGATCGGTCACGCTGCTCAGCTGGATCCTGTTCGCCATGGGCGCTGTCGTCCTGCTCGTGGTGCTGGCCGCGCTCTACGTGGCGTTGTTCGGTCGCCGCTCCCTCCAGGAAAAGCTGGGAGGCAAGCCGGTCATCTGGGTCGGCGGGATTGCCTTCCCACTGGTCGTCCTGACGGCATTGCTGGTCTATGGGCTGTCGCTGACGAGCCATCTGTCGGACGACATCAGGGGGGATGAGATGCGCGTACGCATCACCGGCGAGATGTGGTGGTGGCGGGTCGCCTATCTCGACGAAGGCGGCAACGCCGTCATTCACGATGCCAACGAGCTTCACATCCCCGCCGGGGAACCGGTGGTGCTGGAACTGGAATCCGGCGACGTGATCCACAGCTTCTGGGTGCCGCGACTGTCGGGCAAGCTCGACATGATCCCCGGCCGGCGCAACCTGATGCGCATTCAAGCGGACGCTCCCGGCACGTTCGGCGGACAATGTGCTGAATTCTGCGGAGGTCCACACGCCCTCATGGGCTTCACCGTGATCGCGCACCCGCCCGAACGGTTCGCGCAGATGATGCAGGCGCGCAGGATGCGCGAGACCGCGCCACAAACCGCGACAATACCGGGGGCCAGGCTGTTTCAGGACGCAGGTTGTGCCGCGTGCCACCGGATCGCCGGAACCGCGGCGAACGGTCTGGCGGGACCGGACCTCACCTACATGGGCGCGCGCGGATCGGTGGGGGCTGGTATCCTGCAAAACCACCGCGGCACCTTGATGGGCTGGATCGGCAACAGCCAGGCGATCAAGCCTAACAATCGCATGCCTCCCTACACGATGCTGTCGAGCGATCAGCTGACCGAGCTGGCCCAGTACCTGGAAGCGCAGAAGTGA
- a CDS encoding sorbosone dehydrogenase family protein codes for MTGKILLAAAALALMSGCGREEEVDQYGATPTLPEANRGLLPSMTIADPAGWGDRRPVVPSGYQIAAIATDLKIPRQSLVLPNGDILVAEGKGGGDAPVMRPKDMIAGFIKKKGTSSVKGGDRLTLLRDADGDGVYEGRTVFAEKLNAPYGLALIGNRLFVANQDALVYFDYQPGQTRADRAPVLLTKLPAEINHHWTKALAASADGRFLYVGIGSNSNIGERGMAVEEERAMVWEVDVETGASRRFATGLRNPTALAVQPGIGELWAVVNERDELGANLVPDYLTSVRQGAFYGWPYAYWGNNPDRRVQPFKEEMVSKTVRPDYSLGSHTAPLGLAFSTAAMGGPFAEGAFVGMHGSWNREVQVGYKVVFVPFRGGRPAGKPVDVVTGFQADGKTFGRPVGVTVDPRGALIVADDLSNTLWRVTPSSPSAARPAPANL; via the coding sequence ATGACCGGTAAGATCCTTCTGGCGGCAGCCGCGCTCGCCCTGATGTCCGGATGCGGACGCGAGGAGGAGGTCGACCAGTACGGCGCGACCCCTACCCTGCCCGAAGCAAACCGTGGCCTGCTCCCCAGCATGACCATCGCCGATCCCGCCGGGTGGGGCGATCGAAGGCCGGTGGTGCCTTCAGGATATCAGATCGCTGCAATCGCCACCGACCTCAAGATCCCGCGCCAGTCGCTGGTCCTTCCGAATGGCGACATCCTGGTGGCCGAAGGGAAAGGCGGCGGCGACGCACCCGTCATGCGGCCGAAGGATATGATCGCCGGCTTCATCAAGAAGAAGGGCACCAGTTCGGTCAAAGGCGGCGACCGGCTCACGTTGTTGCGCGATGCAGACGGCGACGGCGTGTATGAGGGGCGGACTGTCTTTGCCGAAAAGCTCAATGCCCCATATGGCCTCGCGCTGATCGGCAACCGGTTGTTCGTCGCCAACCAAGACGCCCTGGTCTATTTCGATTACCAACCCGGCCAGACACGCGCGGACCGGGCGCCGGTCCTGCTCACCAAGCTGCCGGCCGAAATCAACCACCACTGGACCAAGGCGCTGGCCGCCAGCGCCGATGGCCGCTTCCTGTATGTCGGCATCGGATCGAACAGCAACATCGGCGAGCGAGGCATGGCGGTTGAAGAAGAACGCGCCATGGTGTGGGAAGTGGACGTCGAGACCGGCGCCTCGCGCCGGTTTGCGACCGGCCTCAGGAACCCCACCGCGCTGGCGGTGCAGCCAGGGATCGGCGAATTGTGGGCCGTCGTGAACGAGCGTGACGAGCTGGGCGCAAATCTGGTGCCCGACTATCTTACGTCGGTGCGGCAAGGCGCATTTTACGGCTGGCCTTACGCTTACTGGGGCAACAACCCAGACCGGCGCGTGCAGCCTTTCAAGGAAGAGATGGTCAGCAAGACGGTGCGGCCCGACTACAGTCTGGGGTCACACACCGCGCCCTTGGGCCTTGCATTCTCGACCGCAGCAATGGGCGGGCCATTTGCCGAAGGTGCTTTCGTCGGGATGCACGGTAGCTGGAACCGCGAGGTCCAGGTTGGATACAAGGTCGTATTCGTTCCCTTTCGCGGAGGACGGCCAGCCGGAAAGCCAGTCGACGTAGTGACAGGTTTCCAGGCGGATGGGAAAACCTTCGGGCGTCCGGTCGGGGTGACCGTCGATCCGCGCGGGGCATTGATCGTGGCCGACGACCTGTCCAACACGTTGTGGCGGGTCACCCCTTCCAGTCCATCGGCAGCGCGTCCGGCGCCAGCGAACCTGTGA
- a CDS encoding helix-hairpin-helix domain-containing protein, which translates to MLNVNHASCEELDSLDGLKGHGFEIVRYRDERGHFDSLRQLNEVPGLSGKIDRQTLAKLTV; encoded by the coding sequence ATGCTCAACGTCAATCACGCCAGTTGCGAGGAACTGGACAGTCTCGACGGCTTGAAGGGGCACGGCTTTGAGATCGTCCGCTATCGCGATGAACGCGGGCACTTCGATAGCCTGCGACAGCTGAATGAGGTGCCAGGGCTGTCCGGCAAGATCGACCGCCAGACACTCGCGAAGCTGACGGTGTAG
- a CDS encoding aldehyde dehydrogenase family protein, with translation MREYLQFYIGGQWVDPVTPKTLDVINPATEEVCGHISMGSAEDVDRAVKAARTAFETWSCTSREERIEVMERIVAEYKKRYDDMAKAITEEMGAPSWLAQRAQAAMGVGHLQTAIEILKTYKFEEDRGATRLAKEPIGVCGFITPWNWPVNQIATKVAPALATGCTMVLKPSEVAPYSGYIWTEILDAAGVPAGVFNMVNGDGPTVGAAISSHPGVDMVSFTGSTRAGIEVAKNAAATVKRVHQELGGKSPNIILENADYQKAVGGGIASVMVNSGQSCNAPTRMLVPHGRMDEAIAIAKATVEAHDVGDPNGNAKMGPVVSEVQFNKIQSLIQKGIEEGATLVAGGPGRPESLDKGYYVKPTVFANVTNDMTIAREEIFGPVVSIVGYETVEEAIQVGNDTEYGLAAYVSGNDPDEVRRVASKLRAGQVSLNGASPGMMDPFGGYKMSGNGREWGDHAFAEFLETKAIIGYTPT, from the coding sequence ATGCGCGAATATCTGCAGTTCTACATCGGCGGACAGTGGGTCGATCCGGTCACCCCCAAGACACTCGACGTGATCAACCCGGCGACCGAGGAGGTATGCGGCCATATCTCGATGGGTTCTGCGGAAGATGTCGATCGCGCGGTAAAGGCCGCCCGCACGGCGTTCGAGACATGGTCGTGCACCTCGCGCGAAGAACGCATCGAGGTGATGGAGCGGATCGTCGCCGAATATAAGAAGCGATACGACGATATGGCAAAGGCGATCACCGAAGAAATGGGTGCGCCATCCTGGCTGGCCCAGCGCGCGCAGGCGGCGATGGGCGTCGGCCATCTGCAGACCGCTATCGAAATCCTGAAGACCTACAAGTTCGAAGAAGATCGCGGCGCTACCCGGCTGGCCAAGGAGCCGATCGGCGTGTGCGGCTTCATCACGCCGTGGAACTGGCCGGTCAACCAGATCGCAACCAAGGTCGCGCCGGCGCTGGCGACGGGCTGCACGATGGTACTGAAACCATCCGAAGTGGCGCCTTACAGCGGCTACATCTGGACCGAGATCCTCGATGCGGCAGGCGTTCCCGCAGGGGTGTTCAACATGGTCAACGGCGATGGGCCCACGGTCGGCGCGGCGATCAGTTCGCATCCCGGGGTCGACATGGTGTCGTTCACCGGTTCCACCCGCGCCGGCATCGAAGTCGCAAAGAACGCTGCGGCGACCGTCAAGCGGGTTCATCAGGAATTGGGCGGCAAGAGCCCGAACATCATTCTTGAGAATGCAGACTATCAGAAGGCGGTGGGCGGCGGCATCGCATCGGTGATGGTCAACTCCGGCCAGTCGTGCAACGCACCCACCCGTATGCTCGTCCCGCACGGCAGGATGGACGAGGCGATCGCGATCGCGAAAGCTACCGTCGAGGCGCATGATGTCGGCGATCCCAATGGCAATGCGAAGATGGGGCCGGTCGTCTCCGAGGTGCAGTTCAACAAGATCCAGAGCCTGATCCAAAAAGGGATCGAAGAGGGAGCGACTCTGGTTGCTGGTGGGCCCGGCCGTCCGGAGAGCCTGGACAAGGGGTATTACGTCAAGCCGACGGTATTCGCCAACGTGACCAACGATATGACCATCGCGCGCGAGGAAATCTTCGGGCCAGTCGTATCGATCGTGGGCTACGAGACCGTGGAGGAAGCCATTCAGGTCGGCAACGATACCGAGTACGGGCTGGCTGCGTACGTGTCCGGCAACGACCCGGACGAAGTGCGGCGGGTGGCGTCCAAGTTGCGGGCGGGTCAGGTGAGCCTGAACGGTGCATCACCAGGCATGATGGACCCCTTTGGCGGCTACAAGATGAGCGGTAACGGACGCGAATGGGGTGATCACGCGTTTGCGGAGTTCCTCGAGACCAAGGCGATCATCGGCTACACGCCCACATAA
- a CDS encoding cytochrome b/b6 domain-containing protein — protein MGGGTLDGARRSRDRRVIDRLRAWGNSYTRRGRYSPVGIAFHWIMAALVLFQIGWGFWTDWMMPGGDKIAAYQVHSAAGLAVLLLAIGRIGWRTLITDPYNDADTQGVQTRIAHVTAMLFYLTFFTLPLSGWMMWSAIAPPGPLYLAGVVPWPQLPFAALEPRIAFVILDLAEDVHTASVILLLLLIPAHVGAALKHHFWDRHDVLRGMLPEIPDWQDDRQGARHTPSPPGPRPESEAG, from the coding sequence GTGGGTGGCGGGACGCTGGATGGCGCGCGAAGATCGCGAGATCGCCGCGTGATCGATCGCTTGCGCGCCTGGGGTAACAGCTACACCCGGCGCGGGCGATACTCACCCGTCGGTATCGCGTTTCACTGGATCATGGCTGCACTGGTGCTGTTCCAGATCGGTTGGGGCTTCTGGACAGACTGGATGATGCCCGGCGGCGACAAGATCGCGGCATATCAGGTGCACAGCGCTGCAGGCTTAGCGGTCTTGTTGCTTGCTATCGGCAGGATCGGATGGCGCACACTGATCACTGATCCCTACAACGATGCCGACACGCAAGGCGTACAGACCCGGATCGCGCATGTGACGGCGATGCTGTTCTATCTGACGTTTTTCACCTTGCCGCTGTCTGGCTGGATGATGTGGTCCGCGATCGCCCCGCCCGGTCCGCTGTATCTCGCCGGCGTCGTGCCGTGGCCGCAACTCCCGTTCGCGGCGCTTGAGCCGCGGATCGCATTCGTGATCCTCGACCTTGCGGAAGACGTTCACACCGCCTCGGTCATTCTGCTGCTCTTGCTGATTCCGGCACATGTAGGGGCGGCCCTGAAGCATCACTTCTGGGATCGGCACGATGTGCTGCGCGGGATGCTGCCGGAGATTCCGGATTGGCAGGACGACCGTCAAGGCGCGCGGCATACGCCGTCACCGCCCGGGCCTCGGCCGGAGTCAGAAGCTGGCTGA
- a CDS encoding DUF2231 domain-containing protein, producing the protein MTTRLSHGVPRRGPAVLFATSLPLFLGTLLSDWAYSNTFNIQWSNFASWLNAGALVIVGLAIAWSLVSALLPASSGRRSWIFVAVVVGVFVLGFINALVHAKDAWATMPAGLILSVLVFLLACAAVWLGFSARNREVAR; encoded by the coding sequence ATGACGACGCGATTGAGCCACGGGGTGCCCCGGCGGGGACCTGCGGTCCTGTTTGCGACGAGCCTGCCCCTGTTTCTGGGGACATTGCTGAGCGACTGGGCCTATTCGAACACCTTCAACATCCAATGGAGCAACTTCGCCTCCTGGCTGAATGCAGGCGCGCTGGTGATCGTCGGTCTTGCGATCGCCTGGTCGCTCGTTTCGGCTCTCCTGCCTGCCTCGTCCGGACGCCGGTCGTGGATCTTTGTCGCGGTGGTAGTTGGTGTGTTCGTCCTTGGGTTCATCAACGCACTTGTCCACGCGAAGGATGCCTGGGCTACGATGCCAGCCGGGTTGATCCTGTCCGTTCTGGTATTCCTGCTGGCCTGCGCGGCAGTTTGGCTTGGCTTCAGCGCGCGGAACAGGGAGGTTGCACGATGA
- a CDS encoding cbb3-type cytochrome c oxidase subunit I yields MKSETGFDPALYDRFPTTEPRPAGELEELEKVWAAPTGWARLTIVNNNYVGVWYVAAAFLFFLLAGVLALVMRAQLALPMLGILPQETYNQFFTMHGTVMMFLFAVPIMEAIGVMLLPQMLAARDLPFPRLSAYAFWAYLIGGLCFFASIFVGLAPNGGWFMYPPLTSMTYSPGINADFWLLGIGFIEISAIAGAIEILVGVLKTRAPGMTLARMPLFAWAMLVFAGMILIAFPAVILATLLLEMERALNWPFFDAARGGDPMLWQHLFWFFGHPEVYIIFLPAAGLVSMMVANLAKTELVGYQLIVLALLATGFISFGVWAHHMFATGMPSLSVGFFSAASMAVSLPAGIQVFSWIATLAIGRAVHNTPTLFLVGGIVTFVMGGLTGVMVAMVPFDWQAHDTHFIVAHLHYVLIGGAVFPVFAAFYYWFGMTSRRALSERLGKWVFWLMFAGMQITFLPMHLTGLMGMPRRVYTYLPGMEWEWTNLISTAGAFVLGAGVAVFLVDLARNFRFTVEDDVGNVYGGGTLEWLPTGLYSSRSIPVVKSRTPLWDDPDLAADVEQGRYFLPNSVTGLRETLITSPVRAEPQYLQIMMGPSVWPLAAAAFTAGFFLLLTVQAYVPSIICLPLATFSILRWLWDTDRPVETKEVDVGAGIMLPTYRTGPSSHGWWAIICVLVVAAMVFLMAVFGYLFVYGVHPSFWAPPTERWWAVPIAALYAAGGLLLILARWLLPREKSTLWSPTAAVLFAAVFLTGAFAVDWFTWQAQGFDPELTSQGAFSHAFLALQGFLIAVGLLMAGYLAARTSRNLVSRPANTTFDVVCLFLGYTAAQGAATAILMRIVPLGAA; encoded by the coding sequence GTGAAGTCCGAGACCGGCTTCGACCCGGCGCTGTACGATCGCTTCCCAACCACGGAGCCGCGTCCCGCAGGCGAGCTGGAGGAGCTGGAAAAGGTCTGGGCCGCGCCCACCGGTTGGGCACGGCTGACGATCGTCAACAACAACTACGTCGGCGTGTGGTATGTGGCCGCCGCGTTCCTGTTTTTTCTGCTGGCGGGCGTTCTTGCGCTGGTCATGCGCGCACAGCTCGCGCTGCCGATGCTGGGGATCCTGCCACAGGAAACCTACAACCAGTTCTTTACCATGCACGGCACGGTGATGATGTTCCTGTTCGCCGTTCCCATCATGGAAGCGATCGGAGTCATGCTGCTGCCGCAAATGCTGGCCGCACGGGACCTGCCGTTTCCGCGCCTCTCGGCATACGCTTTCTGGGCATACCTGATTGGCGGGCTGTGCTTCTTTGCCTCAATCTTCGTCGGACTGGCGCCGAATGGCGGCTGGTTCATGTACCCCCCGCTCACCAGCATGACGTACTCGCCCGGCATCAATGCCGATTTCTGGTTGCTGGGCATCGGCTTCATCGAAATCTCGGCGATCGCGGGTGCGATCGAGATTCTTGTGGGGGTGCTCAAGACCCGGGCGCCGGGGATGACATTGGCGCGCATGCCGCTGTTCGCCTGGGCGATGCTGGTGTTCGCGGGCATGATCCTGATCGCCTTCCCAGCGGTGATCCTGGCCACCTTGCTGCTGGAAATGGAACGGGCGCTCAACTGGCCCTTCTTCGACGCCGCGCGCGGCGGTGATCCGATGCTGTGGCAGCACCTGTTCTGGTTCTTCGGGCATCCGGAAGTGTACATCATCTTCCTGCCCGCGGCGGGGCTGGTTTCGATGATGGTCGCCAATCTCGCGAAGACCGAACTGGTGGGATACCAGCTCATCGTGCTCGCCTTGCTGGCCACGGGCTTCATCAGCTTTGGCGTCTGGGCGCACCATATGTTCGCGACCGGCATGCCGAGCCTGTCCGTGGGCTTCTTTTCGGCGGCTAGCATGGCCGTCAGCCTGCCGGCCGGTATTCAGGTATTCAGCTGGATCGCGACGCTCGCGATCGGCCGGGCCGTCCACAACACGCCGACCCTGTTCCTGGTGGGCGGGATCGTGACGTTCGTCATGGGCGGGCTGACCGGCGTGATGGTGGCGATGGTGCCCTTCGACTGGCAGGCGCACGACACGCACTTCATCGTCGCGCACCTGCATTACGTGCTGATCGGCGGGGCGGTGTTCCCGGTCTTCGCGGCATTCTATTACTGGTTCGGGATGACCAGCCGGCGCGCGTTGTCGGAGCGGCTGGGCAAGTGGGTGTTCTGGCTGATGTTCGCCGGAATGCAGATCACTTTCCTGCCGATGCACCTGACCGGACTTATGGGGATGCCGCGCCGCGTCTACACCTATCTGCCGGGCATGGAGTGGGAATGGACCAACCTCATCTCCACGGCAGGGGCATTCGTCCTGGGTGCGGGCGTGGCTGTCTTCCTGGTGGATCTGGCGCGCAACTTTCGCTTCACGGTCGAGGATGACGTGGGCAACGTGTACGGCGGGGGCACGTTGGAATGGTTGCCGACGGGTCTTTACTCCAGCCGCAGCATCCCGGTGGTGAAAAGCCGCACGCCGTTGTGGGACGATCCCGACCTCGCCGCCGATGTCGAACAGGGGCGATACTTCCTACCCAATTCCGTTACGGGCTTGCGGGAAACGCTGATCACGAGCCCCGTGCGGGCCGAGCCGCAGTACCTCCAGATCATGATGGGCCCATCGGTCTGGCCGCTCGCCGCGGCCGCGTTCACGGCCGGCTTCTTCCTGCTGCTCACCGTCCAAGCCTACGTGCCGTCGATCATCTGCCTTCCGTTGGCGACGTTCTCGATCCTGCGCTGGCTTTGGGACACCGATCGGCCGGTCGAAACCAAGGAAGTCGATGTCGGTGCCGGTATCATGCTGCCGACGTATCGCACCGGACCCAGCAGCCACGGCTGGTGGGCCATCATCTGCGTATTGGTGGTCGCAGCAATGGTCTTCCTCATGGCGGTGTTCGGCTACCTGTTCGTGTACGGCGTACATCCCAGCTTCTGGGCCCCGCCGACCGAACGCTGGTGGGCAGTCCCGATCGCGGCGTTGTACGCTGCGGGCGGATTGCTGCTGATCCTTGCGCGCTGGTTGCTGCCGCGCGAAAAATCGACCTTGTGGAGCCCCACCGCCGCCGTCCTGTTCGCTGCCGTGTTCCTGACGGGCGCGTTCGCGGTCGACTGGTTCACCTGGCAGGCGCAGGGGTTTGACCCCGAACTCACCTCGCAAGGTGCGTTCTCACATGCGTTCCTGGCCCTCCAGGGGTTCCTGATCGCGGTCGGTCTGCTCATGGCCGGTTACCTCGCGGCACGCACGAGCCGCAACCTGGTGAGCCGGCCCGCAAATACGACTTTCGACGTCGTGTGTCTCTTTCTCGGATACACCGCGGCACAGGGCGCCGCGACTGCCATCCTGATGCGCATCGTCCCGCTTGGTGCGGCGTGA
- the fghA gene encoding S-formylglutathione hydrolase — MEQVSAVRSHGGTQGVYTHHSRVTGTPMTFAVFVPDHAPGERLPVLWYLSGLTCTHANVMEKGEYRAACAEHKVIFIAPDTSPRGADVPDVDEYDFGQGAGFYVDATQAPWSANFRMRSYIEDELTDLIAREFPTADMARQGITGHSMGGHGALTIALRNPGRFRSVSAFSPIASPLHCPWGEKALSGYLSPDRDRWREYDACALIEDGGRLPRLLVDQGTADPFLAEQLRIDLLGKACDATGLPATIRSQEGYDHSYYFISTFMAEHVSWHAASLNGAL, encoded by the coding sequence ATGGAGCAGGTGAGCGCCGTTCGCAGCCACGGCGGCACCCAGGGCGTTTACACCCACCATTCACGGGTTACCGGCACACCCATGACATTCGCTGTATTCGTGCCGGATCACGCGCCGGGTGAGCGCCTGCCGGTGCTGTGGTACCTGTCGGGGCTTACCTGCACCCATGCCAATGTGATGGAGAAAGGCGAATACCGCGCGGCATGTGCGGAACACAAAGTCATCTTCATCGCGCCCGACACTTCGCCGCGTGGCGCGGACGTGCCGGATGTTGATGAGTACGACTTCGGGCAGGGGGCGGGATTTTATGTCGACGCGACACAGGCGCCGTGGTCGGCCAATTTCCGGATGCGCAGCTATATCGAAGACGAGCTGACAGACCTGATTGCGCGAGAGTTTCCTACCGCCGACATGGCGCGCCAGGGAATCACCGGACATTCGATGGGCGGGCACGGAGCGCTGACAATCGCGTTGCGCAATCCGGGACGATTTCGCTCGGTCAGTGCGTTTTCGCCGATCGCCAGCCCGCTTCACTGTCCTTGGGGCGAAAAGGCGCTGTCCGGCTACCTCAGCCCTGACAGGGACAGGTGGCGGGAATACGATGCCTGTGCCTTGATCGAGGACGGAGGGCGCTTGCCCAGGCTGCTCGTGGACCAAGGCACGGCCGATCCCTTTCTGGCAGAGCAGCTCAGGATCGATCTGCTGGGAAAGGCGTGCGATGCGACCGGGCTACCCGCGACCATTCGCTCGCAAGAGGGTTACGATCACTCGTACTACTTCATTTCGACCTTCATGGCCGAGCATGTGAGCTGGCACGCGGCTAGCCTCAACGGGGCGCTCTAG
- a CDS encoding cytochrome c oxidase assembly protein, whose translation MAGHPFQSIGSASGASEPVNASAAPAWAPYCGAAPVPAELLARWNFDPILLAGLSLAAFVTWRWSDRRAHAGTAIALSVILFVSPFCALSSALFSARVTHHVVLTAVIAPLLVYALPVRIQRWRGSLSFWTGVHALTFWAWHAPPMYEAALSSDATYWAMQLTLLGTAVGFWSAVRRAGGLSAVAALLVSTVQMGLLGALITFARAPLFAPHYFTTASWGYTPLQDQQLAGLIMWAPSAALYLAAALWVAGRWMAREDREIAA comes from the coding sequence GTGGCGGGTCACCCCTTCCAGTCCATCGGCAGCGCGTCCGGCGCCAGCGAACCTGTGAACGCCTCAGCGGCGCCGGCGTGGGCGCCTTACTGCGGCGCCGCGCCGGTGCCGGCCGAGTTGCTGGCGCGCTGGAATTTCGATCCGATCCTGCTTGCAGGCTTGTCACTTGCGGCATTCGTCACCTGGCGATGGAGCGACCGGCGTGCCCACGCTGGAACCGCTATTGCGCTCTCCGTGATACTGTTTGTCTCGCCGTTCTGCGCGCTGAGTTCCGCGCTATTCTCTGCTCGCGTGACGCACCATGTGGTCCTGACCGCAGTCATTGCGCCTCTACTCGTGTACGCTTTGCCAGTGCGCATCCAGCGCTGGCGCGGCAGCCTGTCGTTCTGGACTGGCGTTCACGCCCTCACCTTCTGGGCGTGGCACGCGCCCCCGATGTATGAAGCGGCGTTGTCGAGTGACGCGACATACTGGGCGATGCAGTTGACCCTGCTGGGTACGGCTGTCGGGTTCTGGAGTGCGGTGCGCCGCGCGGGCGGGCTGTCGGCGGTCGCGGCGTTGCTGGTCAGCACGGTGCAGATGGGCCTGCTCGGCGCGCTCATCACCTTTGCACGCGCACCACTTTTCGCGCCGCACTATTTCACCACCGCGTCTTGGGGGTACACGCCGTTGCAGGATCAGCAATTGGCCGGGCTGATCATGTGGGCCCCCTCGGCCGCTCTGTATCTTGCGGCCGCGCTGTGGGTGGCGGGACGCTGGATGGCGCGCGAAGATCGCGAGATCGCCGCGTGA